A window of Deltaproteobacteria bacterium contains these coding sequences:
- the cysE gene encoding serine O-acetyltransferase has translation MFLQEVREDIRAVFERDPAARSAWEVVFAYPGFHAVLCHRLAHWLWERGFTTIARVVSNISRFFTGIEIHPGARIGRRVFIDHGTGVVIGETAEVGNDVTLYQGVSLAGTSTERGKRHPTIEDWVLVGAGAKVLGPITVGRHSRIGAGSVVVQFVPPHSTVVGIPGKVVKESGRHQPSGKPVIDLDHADLPDPVSRALSALLNHVEKLEQRLDEVTSRQGSLENRFAEGDEELQRVRMFLKNGTHDVSPNE, from the coding sequence ATGTTTTTGCAAGAAGTCCGAGAAGATATCCGCGCGGTATTTGAACGTGATCCGGCAGCCCGCTCTGCTTGGGAAGTGGTGTTCGCCTATCCAGGATTTCATGCGGTATTGTGTCACCGACTTGCGCACTGGCTGTGGGAGCGAGGGTTCACGACTATTGCTCGTGTCGTCAGCAATATCTCACGTTTTTTCACTGGGATTGAAATTCATCCAGGTGCTCGTATCGGGCGCCGGGTGTTTATTGATCATGGGACTGGGGTTGTCATCGGAGAAACGGCAGAAGTTGGTAACGATGTGACGCTGTACCAAGGCGTATCGCTGGCCGGGACCAGTACCGAGCGTGGGAAACGCCACCCCACTATTGAAGACTGGGTGCTCGTTGGGGCCGGAGCGAAAGTTCTCGGACCAATCACTGTTGGTCGTCACAGTCGTATTGGTGCAGGGTCGGTAGTGGTGCAATTCGTACCTCCGCACTCCACCGTCGTCGGTATTCCAGGCAAGGTAGTGAAAGAGAGTGGCCGCCACCAACCTTCAGGAAAACCAGTGATTGATCTCGATCACGCCGACCTGCCAGATCCGGTAAGCCGTGCACTTTCGGCGCTACTCAATCATGTGGAGAAACTGGAACAGCGCTTGGACGAGGTCACCTCGCGACAAGGGTCGCTGGAGAACCGATTCGCTGAAGGTGACGAAGAGTTACAACGGGTCCGCATGTTCCTGAAAAATGGCACACATGACGTGAGTCCGAACGAGTAG
- a CDS encoding M23 family metallopeptidase, translating to MVVGWWWIRVRLGILLCLCVIVASCSSQQARSRSSQKVTSLAKEKRSNQRGLNGRPDYDEDFNFPRDGRNGLSWPVEGRITSKFGPRRGSSHDGVDIAAPLGTPILAAASGEVLYSGALRGYGHIVILRHRGGYATVYAHNQKNLAREGEMVRRGQAIARVGQTGRASGPHLHFEVRKDNLARNPLRYLPEDRRTVQQDR from the coding sequence GTGGTTGTGGGATGGTGGTGGATAAGAGTACGACTTGGGATTCTACTGTGCTTGTGTGTGATCGTTGCTTCGTGTTCATCGCAGCAAGCGCGCTCACGATCATCTCAGAAAGTGACCTCCCTCGCGAAGGAGAAACGGTCTAACCAGAGAGGGCTCAACGGACGGCCTGACTACGACGAAGATTTCAACTTCCCGCGTGATGGGAGAAACGGTCTGAGCTGGCCGGTTGAGGGGCGCATCACCTCAAAATTTGGACCACGACGTGGCAGTTCTCACGACGGTGTGGATATTGCCGCTCCGCTAGGTACGCCGATTTTGGCAGCAGCGAGTGGTGAAGTCCTCTACAGTGGAGCCTTGCGTGGCTATGGCCATATTGTGATTCTTCGCCATCGTGGTGGTTATGCCACGGTGTATGCCCACAACCAGAAAAATCTCGCCCGAGAAGGCGAGATGGTTCGCCGTGGACAAGCTATTGCTCGCGTCGGCCAAACTGGCCGCGCCTCCGGCCCGCATCTGCACTTTGAAGTACGTAAAGACAACCTGGCGCGAAACCCCCTACGATACCTTCCCGAAGACCGGCGTACAGTACAGCAAGATCGCTAG